From one Nycticebus coucang isolate mNycCou1 chromosome 14, mNycCou1.pri, whole genome shotgun sequence genomic stretch:
- the LOC128565040 gene encoding small nuclear ribonucleoprotein G, with amino-acid sequence MSKAHPPELKKFMDKKLSLKLNGGRHVQGILRGFDPFMNLVIDECVEMATSGQQNNIGMVVIRGNSIIMLEALERV; translated from the coding sequence ATGAGCAAAGCTCACCCTCCGGAACTGAAAAAATTTATGGACAAGAAGTTATCATTGAAATTAAATGGTGGCAGACATGTCCAAGGAATATTGCGGGGGTTTGATCCCTTTATGAATCTTGTGATAGATGAATGTGTGGAGATGGCAACTAGTGGGCAACAAAACAATATTGGAATGGTGGTAATACGAGGAAATAGTATCATCATGTTAGAAGCTTTGGAACGAGTATGA